One window from the genome of Ignavibacteriales bacterium encodes:
- a CDS encoding type II toxin-antitoxin system Phd/YefM family antitoxin: protein MANILVANDIIPVGQFKSNLAKYLKEIQNKRNSLIITQNGKPAGVLISPAEFDELRQTKIFIDSISRGLSDSEKGEVFSTSQIKSELKKRRVGKEK from the coding sequence ATGGCAAACATCTTAGTTGCAAATGATATAATTCCGGTTGGTCAATTCAAATCCAATTTGGCTAAATATCTTAAAGAAATTCAGAACAAAAGAAATTCTCTTATAATAACTCAAAATGGAAAACCAGCAGGAGTATTAATTTCTCCTGCTGAATTTGATGAATTGAGGCAAACAAAAATCTTTATTGATTCAATTTCGCGTGGATTGTCTGATTCAGAAAAAGGTGAAGTCTTTTCTACTTCACAGATTAAAAGTGAGTTAAAGAAGAGAAGAGTTGGAAAAGAAAAATGA
- a CDS encoding T9SS type A sorting domain-containing protein, producing MKQFYYLTISLFLLTVINFAQQDVFKRTAQIPAVYGLYGGIIGGVDWDGDGKPEIYAVNSNAVDRDFELTPRIWKFEFNGTSWDSVWGAVMDIPLQNTWPALTSGDLDKDGNMELIWSPATFLDGTTNPNPAKVIVFEVKGDGSDVLGVDDGFGGYLPNSTFKITDQDMIDVRPRVFVVNDIDQDGTNELIFCDRVGKYHYGVLSVSDIPDNGDGTETWTIESSGLDDPAFTGTSNKWDVAVLNDVFYLFGENGLIYPVKYANNTYTPLTPQRIADLKGSFGSAQVVDINNDTKKEIVIGGWRTLDPQGAVYLLRLTAADTLESFQIADLSSLGAKRLNGGAHGDLNNDGKMDFVFGSRVGSVPNNSVYTVKYQGGDITSPGSYSIANIDSLYLWAGDDIDVIAMGNIDGDPEDEVMYSAAYTRGQANDSLMAIVVLDTKVTPVKVETDKSSAPVAFYLDQNFPNPFNPTTTIKFGLQNTAKVSLKIYNILGNEISVLIKNQNIDTGVYSYTIDASKLASGTYIYKLTYDNSVISKKMMLLK from the coding sequence ATGAAGCAGTTTTATTATTTAACAATCTCTTTATTCTTACTTACAGTAATCAATTTTGCTCAGCAAGATGTTTTTAAAAGAACGGCACAAATCCCCGCGGTGTATGGTTTATATGGTGGGATAATCGGCGGAGTAGATTGGGATGGTGATGGAAAACCAGAAATATACGCTGTAAATAGCAACGCGGTTGATCGTGATTTTGAATTAACTCCAAGGATTTGGAAGTTCGAGTTTAACGGTACTTCGTGGGATTCGGTTTGGGGTGCAGTTATGGATATTCCATTACAAAATACCTGGCCTGCTTTAACAAGCGGTGATTTAGATAAAGATGGCAATATGGAATTAATCTGGAGCCCAGCAACCTTTTTGGACGGTACTACAAATCCAAATCCAGCAAAAGTTATTGTTTTTGAAGTAAAGGGAGATGGGAGTGATGTTCTTGGAGTTGATGATGGATTCGGTGGTTATCTTCCAAACTCAACATTCAAAATTACAGATCAAGATATGATTGATGTAAGACCCAGAGTGTTTGTTGTTAACGATATTGATCAAGACGGTACTAATGAATTAATTTTTTGTGACAGAGTAGGAAAATATCATTATGGGGTTCTTTCAGTAAGCGATATTCCTGATAATGGTGATGGAACAGAAACGTGGACTATTGAATCGAGTGGATTGGATGATCCTGCTTTTACAGGTACATCCAATAAATGGGACGTAGCTGTTCTTAATGATGTATTTTATCTTTTTGGAGAAAATGGATTAATCTATCCAGTAAAATATGCTAATAATACATATACCCCATTAACTCCTCAACGAATAGCTGATTTAAAGGGCTCGTTCGGATCTGCACAGGTTGTAGATATTAATAATGATACAAAAAAAGAAATAGTTATTGGTGGATGGAGAACACTTGATCCCCAGGGTGCTGTATATTTGCTACGGTTAACGGCAGCAGATACTCTGGAAAGTTTTCAAATTGCCGATCTTTCAAGCTTAGGTGCTAAAAGATTAAATGGTGGTGCGCATGGCGATTTAAATAACGATGGTAAAATGGATTTCGTTTTCGGTTCAAGAGTTGGATCAGTTCCAAACAATAGTGTTTATACAGTTAAATACCAGGGTGGCGATATTACCAGTCCCGGCAGTTATTCAATAGCTAATATTGATTCTTTGTATTTGTGGGCTGGGGATGATATTGATGTTATTGCGATGGGAAACATTGATGGCGATCCTGAAGATGAAGTTATGTATTCAGCAGCTTATACCCGGGGACAAGCAAATGATTCTTTAATGGCAATTGTTGTCCTTGATACAAAAGTTACTCCGGTTAAAGTTGAAACTGATAAAAGTTCGGCTCCAGTTGCATTTTATCTAGATCAGAATTTTCCAAATCCATTTAATCCAACAACAACAATTAAGTTTGGGCTACAAAATACTGCTAAAGTTTCATTAAAAATCTATAATATTTTAGGAAATGAAATTTCAGTTCTTATTAAAAATCAAAACATAGATACGGGCGTTTACAGCTACACTATTGATGCTTCCAAATTAGCAAGCGGTACTTATATTTATAAACTTACTTATGATAATTCGGTTATTTCTAAAAAGATGATGTTATTGAAATAA
- a CDS encoding FG-GAP-like repeat-containing protein, with the protein MTKFYFLRLSVLFILILNVEQHAQNWIKVDSIFNPSGVVPLSFSSPEFVDLDSDGDYDLLIGNFTTDKIEYYQNIGDSANAKFQHDTTLLYSIYADGMAGTNSSYATAVDIDGDGDLDLITGGYNGLMLYENIGDQYKADWLLVPDFFNTINAEIGSDAKPAFGDVDNDGDLDLLIGLGESLFGGPEAGLVFGYENTGTTISPQYVRNDTLAKGIGDIGLNAFPTFADLNNDGKLDLLLGRDLSSFVYFTGTGNSAAPWQKVTNIFNVVEATSYWKNPYLCDLDGDGDLDLIYGNADGKLIFYKNTGTANTAKLQLDPSYFAAIQIPVGGSTVSFTDFDNDGDFDILSGNKSGKFYYLENSGNKYQPHFQFKSVSFSTLTGGSYNKPVFVDINTDGNIDIVAGQLNGKINVYTNTNGTFKQDTSYFKTINVYGMSAPAFADIDADGDLDLLVGAEYADDVKFFINKGNKKYESDSTFIEGITFHYSCYPSFVDLDLDGDFDLVVGSGFGEVYYYENIGTKFKPTWKEANSLFSDVYIQQFSAPGFADLDSDGVPEMIIGEYNGNFTYFENNLKPTAVENEPERIDGFLLLQNYPNPFNPSTTISYQIPVAGHVTLKIYNVLGSEVATITDEFKQPGIYHSTFSILHSSLTSGVYIYRLTTSTGISLSRKMILMK; encoded by the coding sequence ATGACAAAATTTTATTTCTTAAGATTATCAGTTCTTTTCATTCTTATACTTAATGTTGAACAACATGCCCAAAACTGGATTAAGGTGGATTCTATTTTTAATCCTTCCGGTGTTGTACCGCTTAGTTTTTCTTCGCCGGAATTTGTGGACTTAGATTCTGACGGGGATTATGATTTATTAATTGGCAACTTTACAACCGATAAAATAGAATATTATCAGAACATAGGTGATTCTGCAAATGCCAAATTTCAACACGATACTACTTTGCTTTATTCAATTTATGCGGATGGTATGGCAGGTACAAATTCCTCTTATGCAACTGCCGTTGATATAGATGGTGATGGAGATTTGGATTTAATTACCGGCGGTTATAATGGATTGATGTTATATGAAAATATCGGAGATCAATACAAAGCAGATTGGTTATTAGTCCCAGACTTTTTTAATACGATAAATGCTGAGATTGGTTCCGATGCTAAGCCAGCATTCGGTGATGTTGATAATGATGGCGATCTGGATTTATTAATTGGTCTTGGTGAATCCTTATTTGGCGGACCGGAAGCCGGACTTGTTTTTGGTTACGAAAATACCGGAACTACAATTTCTCCGCAATATGTAAGGAATGATACGCTGGCAAAAGGTATTGGAGATATTGGCTTGAACGCCTTCCCAACTTTTGCGGATTTGAATAATGATGGAAAGTTAGATCTTTTACTTGGCAGAGATCTTTCATCGTTTGTTTATTTTACCGGAACCGGCAACAGTGCGGCTCCGTGGCAAAAGGTTACAAATATTTTTAACGTAGTTGAAGCAACTTCATATTGGAAGAATCCGTATTTGTGCGATCTTGATGGCGATGGCGATTTAGATTTAATTTATGGAAACGCTGATGGGAAATTAATTTTTTATAAAAACACAGGAACAGCTAATACCGCAAAATTACAATTGGATCCTTCGTACTTTGCAGCAATACAAATACCCGTTGGAGGTTCTACAGTTTCCTTTACGGATTTTGATAACGATGGCGACTTTGATATCCTTAGCGGAAATAAATCGGGAAAATTTTATTACTTAGAAAATTCCGGTAATAAATATCAACCACATTTTCAATTTAAGAGTGTTAGCTTTTCTACTTTAACTGGCGGAAGCTACAATAAGCCGGTATTTGTTGATATTAATACAGACGGGAACATTGATATTGTTGCCGGACAGTTAAATGGAAAAATAAATGTTTATACTAATACCAATGGAACCTTCAAACAGGATACTTCATATTTCAAAACAATAAATGTTTATGGAATGAGCGCTCCTGCTTTTGCTGATATTGACGCCGACGGTGATTTGGATTTATTGGTCGGGGCAGAATATGCTGATGATGTAAAGTTCTTTATAAACAAAGGAAATAAAAAGTATGAGTCGGATAGTACATTTATAGAAGGAATAACTTTTCACTATAGCTGTTATCCTTCCTTCGTCGATCTGGATCTTGATGGTGATTTTGATCTTGTTGTCGGTTCTGGTTTTGGTGAGGTTTATTATTATGAAAATATCGGTACAAAATTTAAACCAACCTGGAAAGAAGCAAATTCATTATTTAGCGATGTGTATATTCAGCAATTTTCTGCACCGGGATTTGCGGATTTAGATTCAGATGGTGTTCCGGAAATGATAATAGGGGAGTACAATGGAAACTTTACTTACTTCGAAAATAATTTGAAGCCAACTGCGGTAGAAAACGAACCGGAAAGAATAGATGGTTTTTTACTTTTACAAAATTATCCTAATCCATTTAATCCGAGTACAACAATCAGTTATCAAATTCCAGTTGCGGGGCATGTAACATTAAAAATATATAATGTGTTAGGTAGCGAAGTCGCAACGATAACAGATGAATTCAAACAGCCTGGAATTTATCATTCTACGTTCTCCATTCTACACTCTTCGCTCACCAGTGGTGTTTATATTTACCGATTAACAACATCAACAGGAATAAGTTTAAGCCGCAAGATGATTTTGATGAAATAA
- a CDS encoding aminotransferase class I/II-fold pyridoxal phosphate-dependent enzyme: MSVREIVPAVRTENVTYAVRDIVVVANEVAKTGKEMLYLNIGDPNLFDFAPPKHIIETTYQAMLKNYNGYAPSSGIKEAVLAIEGEAHRKGIDNVLDIFVTTGASEAIDLALTSLVNEGENVLTPTPGYPLYTAIASKLRNIENPYYLDEDNNWQPDIEDIKSKINDKTKAIILINPNNPTGALYKTETLQQIIELALKHNLVIFADEIYDKLLFDGKKHISIASMNKEVSCITFGGLSKNYMVPGFRIGWGIISGQKANLKNYVEAINKLLRARLSANHPEQYSIKPALEGDQSHLTEAMSKLTIRRDITFNMLNAISGISCVKPEGAFYAFPKINIEQPDLHFVVELLKETGVVLVHGSGFGQVPGTRHFRVVFLPNEIILEKAYKNIEMFLEKYIAKYAGETV; this comes from the coding sequence ATGTCAGTTAGAGAAATTGTTCCTGCAGTAAGAACAGAAAATGTTACATACGCTGTTAGAGATATTGTGGTTGTCGCCAATGAAGTCGCCAAGACTGGAAAAGAAATGCTTTACTTAAATATTGGAGATCCAAATCTATTTGACTTTGCTCCTCCAAAACATATAATTGAAACTACATATCAAGCAATGCTAAAAAACTATAATGGTTATGCCCCATCATCAGGAATAAAAGAAGCTGTTCTTGCAATAGAAGGTGAAGCACACAGAAAAGGAATTGACAATGTACTTGATATTTTTGTTACTACCGGTGCCAGCGAAGCAATTGATCTGGCTTTAACTTCACTTGTGAATGAAGGTGAAAACGTTCTAACGCCAACACCAGGCTATCCACTCTATACGGCTATCGCTTCCAAGTTAAGGAATATTGAAAATCCATATTATCTTGACGAAGATAATAATTGGCAGCCTGATATTGAAGATATTAAAAGTAAAATTAATGATAAAACTAAAGCAATCATTCTTATAAATCCCAATAATCCCACCGGTGCTTTATATAAAACAGAAACACTCCAGCAAATAATAGAATTAGCGCTTAAGCATAATCTCGTAATTTTTGCAGATGAAATTTATGACAAATTATTATTTGATGGAAAGAAACATATTTCAATTGCGTCGATGAATAAAGAAGTTTCCTGCATTACGTTTGGTGGACTTTCTAAAAATTATATGGTGCCGGGCTTTAGAATTGGATGGGGAATTATCAGCGGACAAAAAGCGAATTTGAAAAACTATGTTGAAGCGATTAACAAACTTTTGCGTGCCCGGTTATCTGCAAACCATCCGGAACAATATTCAATCAAACCAGCACTGGAAGGGGATCAGAGTCATCTAACTGAAGCTATGAGCAAACTAACGATTAGAAGAGACATAACTTTTAACATGCTAAACGCAATTTCAGGTATAAGCTGTGTTAAACCGGAAGGTGCATTTTATGCTTTCCCAAAAATAAATATTGAACAACCGGATTTGCATTTTGTGGTTGAACTTCTGAAAGAAACTGGTGTGGTTCTAGTGCACGGCAGCGGATTTGGACAAGTGCCCGGTACCAGACATTTTAGAGTAGTGTTCTTGCCAAATGAAATAATTCTGGAAAAAGCATATAAGAATATTGAAATGTTTTTAGAAAAATATATTGCAAAATATGCTGGAGAAACAGTTTAG
- a CDS encoding TonB-dependent receptor, which yields MIKRLLSLIFIFTFLFLSYSYAGNTGKISGKVTESETGEPLLGINIILEGTTLGAASDIDGNYMINNISPGTYTITVSGIGFQKKSIQKVQVAADFTTKLDIQLSSEAISVETVMIIASTPMVRKDLTSSQVSIDANQITTLPVESVDQLLTLQAGIIKGAGGEIHIKGGRSSEVSYNVNGVSIINPFDNSKSVEIATNAIQELSVVSGTFNAEYGNALSGIVNSITKEGSKNYSGSFSFYTGDYLSTHKNIFYNIDAIDPINNYVAEFTLGGPIPLLENYVTFFFSGRLNNDKGYLYGIRQHEPSDYIQYLSSDSISILATGDGKTVSMNPSKDWSGNGKITFKPISTIKINYDFLISDSKYQTYNHDLKYNPDANYHRYNSGLFNSLEFRHVLNNSTFYSLKGSYNINDYKRYLYPLLDASGNEVDYSAGMDVTGLVADPRYGSSLQYVAQNTFPSGGTLNQHFYQKTKTVNGKLDLTSQINLNHEIKFGAEFKHHILDYESFQILKNGTASYIPAVDNILHDKYVKKPTEISGYLQDKMEFDNLILNVGLRLDYFDSDSRYSTSTQYPSPNDQTIPDNVDKFALLKKAAVKYQVSPRIGFSFPITDKGIIHFSYGHFFQIPPFTYLYTNPDFKYPVSGTPTFGNANLNPEKTITYEIGLQQQLMDNLSFDITGYVKDVRDLLALQKIQSSATKAYYMYVNKDYANIKGVTFSLRKRRNPDELFGAALDYTFQSTEGSDTRAAAAFLDLASGRQSEKLPYYLDWDQPHTLNATINFGGETWNATLVGRIGSGLPYTPQLLFEQIYLKTNSARKPSQATVDLLVDKTLNIFDLSFTFFFKVFNLFDTLNENVVYDNTGRANYTLEKELGTTQAADYYASLNPLIKPSSEYFVRPDFYLPTREVRMGLTLEF from the coding sequence ATGATTAAAAGGTTACTTTCACTGATCTTTATTTTTACCTTCCTTTTTCTAAGCTACTCATACGCTGGTAACACCGGTAAAATTTCCGGTAAAGTTACTGAATCTGAAACAGGTGAACCTTTATTAGGAATAAATATTATTCTGGAAGGTACTACCCTGGGAGCAGCTTCGGATATAGATGGTAATTATATGATAAACAACATATCACCAGGAACTTATACCATAACTGTTTCAGGTATAGGTTTTCAGAAAAAAAGTATTCAGAAGGTACAGGTGGCTGCTGATTTTACAACTAAGCTTGATATTCAATTATCCTCTGAAGCTATTAGTGTAGAAACAGTAATGATAATTGCAAGCACACCGATGGTAAGAAAGGATTTAACTTCATCACAGGTTTCTATAGATGCAAATCAAATTACAACATTACCTGTGGAAAGCGTTGATCAACTATTAACTTTGCAAGCTGGCATTATTAAAGGTGCTGGTGGAGAGATTCACATTAAAGGTGGACGCTCAAGCGAGGTGTCGTATAATGTAAACGGCGTTTCAATTATAAATCCTTTTGATAATTCAAAATCTGTAGAGATTGCAACAAATGCCATCCAGGAATTATCTGTAGTCAGCGGTACATTTAATGCGGAATATGGAAATGCATTAAGTGGAATAGTAAATTCAATTACTAAAGAAGGATCTAAAAATTATTCCGGTAGTTTTTCATTTTATACCGGCGATTACTTAAGCACGCACAAAAATATTTTTTATAATATAGACGCCATCGATCCTATTAATAATTATGTTGCTGAATTTACTCTTGGCGGACCGATTCCTTTGCTTGAAAATTATGTTACTTTTTTCTTTTCCGGAAGATTAAACAATGACAAAGGATATTTATATGGAATCAGACAACATGAACCCAGTGATTATATTCAATATTTAAGTTCTGATAGTATAAGTATTCTTGCTACAGGCGATGGCAAAACCGTTTCTATGAATCCAAGTAAAGATTGGAGCGGAAACGGAAAAATTACTTTCAAGCCGATTTCTACTATTAAAATTAATTATGATTTTCTTATCTCAGATTCAAAATATCAAACTTATAATCATGATCTGAAATATAACCCCGATGCAAATTATCATCGGTACAATTCCGGTTTATTTAATTCACTTGAATTCCGGCACGTTTTAAACAATTCAACTTTCTATTCTCTTAAAGGTTCATACAATATTAATGATTATAAAAGATATCTTTACCCGTTACTGGATGCATCTGGAAATGAAGTAGACTACTCCGCAGGAATGGATGTGACTGGACTTGTGGCTGATCCAAGATATGGAAGCAGTCTTCAATATGTTGCCCAAAATACTTTTCCTTCGGGCGGTACATTAAACCAGCATTTCTACCAAAAGACAAAAACAGTCAACGGAAAATTAGATCTTACAAGCCAGATTAATTTGAATCACGAAATTAAATTTGGTGCTGAGTTTAAACATCATATTCTTGATTACGAAAGTTTTCAAATACTTAAAAATGGAACTGCTTCTTACATTCCTGCAGTTGATAATATTTTACACGATAAGTACGTAAAAAAACCAACTGAAATATCCGGCTATCTTCAGGATAAAATGGAATTTGATAACCTGATATTGAATGTGGGATTAAGGTTAGATTATTTTGATTCCGATTCAAGATATTCTACAAGTACACAATATCCATCTCCCAATGATCAAACAATTCCTGATAATGTTGATAAATTTGCTTTATTAAAAAAAGCTGCAGTTAAATATCAGGTAAGCCCCAGAATTGGATTTTCCTTCCCAATTACAGATAAAGGAATTATTCATTTTTCTTATGGTCATTTTTTCCAGATTCCTCCGTTTACATATTTGTATACTAATCCTGATTTCAAATATCCGGTATCCGGAACACCAACTTTTGGGAATGCTAATTTGAATCCTGAAAAAACAATTACATATGAAATTGGATTGCAGCAGCAGTTAATGGATAATCTTTCATTTGATATTACCGGTTATGTTAAAGATGTAAGGGATTTGCTTGCACTTCAAAAAATCCAATCAAGTGCTACTAAAGCATATTATATGTATGTAAATAAAGATTATGCAAATATAAAAGGTGTTACATTTTCTTTAAGAAAAAGAAGAAACCCCGATGAGCTTTTTGGTGCAGCTCTCGATTACACTTTTCAATCAACCGAAGGAAGCGATACAAGAGCAGCAGCTGCATTTCTAGATCTTGCTTCCGGAAGACAGAGTGAAAAATTACCGTATTATTTAGATTGGGATCAACCACATACATTAAATGCAACTATTAATTTCGGTGGTGAAACTTGGAATGCAACTTTGGTTGGAAGAATTGGTTCTGGTTTGCCTTATACACCTCAGCTACTATTTGAACAGATATATTTAAAAACAAATAGCGCACGCAAACCTTCACAAGCAACTGTTGATTTACTTGTTGATAAAACACTAAATATTTTTGACCTTAGTTTTACTTTCTTCTTTAAAGTATTTAATCTTTTCGATACTCTAAACGAAAATGTTGTGTATGATAATACCGGACGAGCTAACTATACTCTTGAAAAAGAACTTGGAACTACTCAAGCTGCGGATTACTACGCAAGTCTTAATCCATTAATTAAACCTTCCAGTGAATATTTTGTGAGACCTGATTTTTATTTACCTACAAGGGAAGTAAGAATGGGTCTGACTTTAGAGTTTTGA
- a CDS encoding mechanosensitive ion channel, which yields MNQFLNSFFWGNTVYDYLNCFLIIVLALLIINLFKYFAFRRFKKIAAKTQTKIDDYIISAFEKFGIPLIYLLVVYFGSSYLKVQPGIKKIIDSVAIVIITFFAINLLVSLINYSIKFYWGKRTDNNGGDASIRGLSTFISLFVWSLGVIFLLDNLGFSISAIIAGLGIGGIAIALAAQTVLGDLFNYFVIFFDKPFQIGDFISVENKMGTVERIGIKTTRISSITGEQIIFHNSDLTNSRVHNYKRLERRRVVFKVQVVNDTSIEKLKEIPQIIKSIIEKIEGVSFDRAHFFTIGDFSLNYEIVYYVDSPDYLRYMDIQQEINFRILEEFQKLEIKLAFPIQTSFLNKAST from the coding sequence GTGAACCAGTTTCTAAATTCATTCTTTTGGGGTAACACGGTTTATGATTATTTAAATTGCTTTCTGATTATAGTTTTGGCTCTTCTTATTATCAATTTGTTCAAGTACTTTGCTTTTAGAAGGTTCAAAAAGATTGCCGCTAAAACACAAACAAAAATTGATGATTATATTATTTCCGCTTTTGAAAAATTTGGCATTCCATTAATCTATTTACTGGTTGTTTACTTTGGCAGCAGTTACTTAAAAGTTCAGCCTGGCATAAAAAAAATTATTGATTCTGTCGCTATTGTAATTATTACTTTTTTTGCTATCAACCTTTTAGTCTCTCTTATAAATTATTCAATTAAATTTTATTGGGGAAAACGTACTGATAACAATGGAGGAGATGCAAGTATAAGAGGATTGTCAACTTTTATCAGCTTGTTTGTGTGGTCGCTTGGAGTAATTTTTCTCCTGGACAATTTAGGATTTAGCATATCTGCAATAATAGCAGGGCTTGGAATTGGCGGTATTGCTATAGCGCTAGCTGCACAGACTGTTCTTGGCGATTTGTTTAATTACTTTGTAATCTTTTTTGATAAACCATTTCAGATTGGTGATTTTATTTCTGTTGAAAATAAAATGGGAACAGTAGAAAGAATTGGAATTAAAACTACAAGGATTAGCAGCATAACAGGTGAACAAATAATATTTCATAACTCTGACCTTACAAATTCAAGAGTACATAACTATAAAAGATTGGAACGAAGAAGAGTTGTATTTAAAGTTCAAGTGGTTAACGATACTTCCATAGAAAAACTAAAGGAGATTCCTCAAATTATAAAAAGCATAATTGAAAAAATAGAAGGAGTTTCTTTTGATAGAGCTCATTTTTTTACAATTGGTGATTTCAGTCTTAATTATGAAATTGTCTACTATGTTGATAGCCCAGATTATCTTCGCTATATGGATATTCAGCAAGAAATAAATTTTCGTATTCTTGAAGAATTTCAAAAACTGGAAATAAAATTAGCATTTCCAATTCAAACTTCTTTCTTAAATAAAGCATCAACTTGA
- a CDS encoding PorV/PorQ family protein — protein MKFYKSIITVLVYLSFCGVLLPQSVTKTGTTASQFLKIGVGPRAIGMGSAFTATADDISALYWNPGGLAFSNSNQAFFNHVRWIADINYDFAAFSSNVPGFGTVGTFVSVLSTDDMKVRTIEKPEGTGEIFNYGTLAVGLCYARQLTEQFSIGLNVKYINEKLWNMSSNGFAVDIGTMYKIPILNEFRIAASISNFGTKMKLEGRDILSVKQVGSTGSGNLINTDIQLDSYDLPLLFRVGLAADVVKSNSNRITLAADAIHPNDHTEYINTGMEYSWNEIIFLRGGYSSLFERDTEKGLTAGVGLNYRIVDLIEVKIDYAYEGFGRLKNVQYFSLGVKF, from the coding sequence ATGAAATTTTATAAAAGTATAATAACAGTTTTAGTATATCTATCTTTTTGTGGCGTGTTGCTTCCTCAAAGCGTAACTAAAACCGGAACAACTGCATCTCAATTTTTAAAAATTGGAGTTGGTCCGCGTGCCATTGGAATGGGCAGCGCTTTTACTGCAACTGCTGATGATATATCAGCTTTATATTGGAACCCCGGCGGTTTAGCTTTTAGCAATTCCAACCAGGCTTTTTTTAATCACGTAAGATGGATTGCAGATATTAATTATGATTTCGCTGCGTTCTCATCAAATGTTCCTGGCTTCGGAACAGTCGGCACTTTCGTTTCTGTTTTATCAACAGATGATATGAAAGTTAGAACTATTGAGAAGCCTGAAGGTACCGGAGAAATTTTTAATTATGGTACACTTGCAGTTGGATTATGTTATGCCCGCCAACTAACCGAGCAATTTTCTATTGGATTAAATGTTAAATACATTAATGAAAAACTTTGGAATATGAGCAGCAATGGATTTGCAGTTGATATTGGAACTATGTACAAAATTCCAATCCTAAATGAATTCCGTATTGCAGCAAGCATTTCCAATTTTGGCACTAAGATGAAATTAGAAGGAAGAGATATTCTTTCTGTTAAACAAGTTGGTTCTACAGGTTCCGGAAATTTAATTAATACAGATATCCAGCTTGATTCTTATGATCTTCCATTATTGTTCAGGGTTGGGTTAGCTGCGGATGTTGTTAAATCTAATTCCAACAGGATTACTTTAGCAGCGGATGCAATTCATCCAAATGATCATACCGAATATATCAATACTGGAATGGAGTATTCCTGGAATGAAATTATTTTCCTGCGCGGAGGGTATTCCTCATTGTTTGAACGCGATACAGAAAAAGGTTTAACGGCTGGTGTTGGATTAAATTACCGCATTGTAGATTTAATAGAAGTTAAAATCGATTATGCATACGAAGGTTTCGGAAGATTAAAGAACGTACAATATTTTTCTTTGGGAGTAAAGTTCTAG
- a CDS encoding type II toxin-antitoxin system RelE/ParE family toxin produces the protein MKLFWTIEALIRLQEIEEYISRDNPIAAIEFIDKLISVTETLVDNPEKGRVVPELSLEKIRELLHKNYRIVYLVKKNSIDILTVFEGHQLLKKEL, from the coding sequence ATGAAATTGTTTTGGACTATAGAAGCATTAATCCGATTACAGGAAATTGAAGAATACATTTCGAGAGATAATCCCATTGCAGCCATTGAGTTCATTGACAAGTTAATTTCAGTTACTGAAACATTGGTAGATAATCCTGAAAAAGGCAGAGTTGTTCCTGAGTTGTCTCTTGAAAAAATCAGAGAGTTATTGCATAAAAATTATCGAATAGTTTATCTGGTTAAGAAAAACTCGATAGATATTCTTACTGTTTTTGAAGGTCACCAATTATTGAAAAAGGAATTATAG